A window of Candidatus Pantoea floridensis contains these coding sequences:
- a CDS encoding glucan biosynthesis protein — protein sequence MVKMRWVGAAVLLAMYANNSWAFNIDDVAKQAKALAGKSFEAPKSNLPSQFREMKFADYQQIQFNHDKAYWGKLRTPFKLEFYHQGMYFDTPVKINEVTASSVREIKYNPDYFNFGNVKHDADSVKNLGFAGFKVLYPLNKKGKDDEISSFLGASYFRVIGEGQVYGLSARGLAIDTALPSGEEFPRFKEFWIERPKPQDKQLVIYALLDSPRASGAYRFTIRPGKESTVDVQSKVYLRDNVGKLGVAPLTSMFLFGANQPSPVTNFRSELHDSNGLSIHAGNGEWIWRPLNNPKHLAVSTFTVENPKGFGLLQRTRDFSRFQDLDDRYDLRPSGWVEPQGDWGKGRVELVEIPTADETNDNIVAFWTPEKLPEPGKEMNFQYRLHFTRDENQLHSDDIAWVKDTLRSAGDVKQSNLVRQPDGSIAFTVDFVGKAMSKLPEDTQVAPQVSVGNNADVVEQSVRYNPVTKGWRLVLRLRVKDNKQPTEMRAALVSGDKTLTETWSYQLPANE from the coding sequence CTGGTAAAGATGCGCTGGGTAGGCGCGGCAGTTCTGCTGGCTATGTATGCCAACAATAGTTGGGCGTTTAACATCGATGATGTAGCAAAACAAGCCAAGGCGTTGGCAGGGAAAAGTTTCGAAGCGCCAAAGAGCAATTTACCCTCTCAGTTTCGTGAAATGAAGTTTGCTGATTATCAGCAGATCCAGTTTAACCACGACAAAGCTTATTGGGGCAAACTGCGCACGCCGTTTAAGCTTGAGTTCTATCATCAGGGCATGTATTTCGATACGCCGGTGAAAATTAATGAAGTCACCGCGTCTTCCGTGCGTGAAATTAAATATAACCCTGACTACTTCAATTTCGGCAACGTAAAGCATGATGCTGATTCAGTCAAAAACCTCGGCTTTGCTGGGTTTAAGGTGTTGTATCCTTTAAATAAAAAAGGAAAAGACGACGAAATTTCCAGCTTCCTTGGCGCCAGCTATTTCCGTGTGATTGGCGAAGGGCAAGTGTATGGTCTTTCCGCGCGGGGTCTGGCGATTGACACCGCGCTGCCTTCCGGCGAAGAGTTCCCGCGCTTTAAGGAGTTCTGGATTGAGCGTCCAAAACCGCAGGATAAACAGCTGGTGATTTATGCGCTGCTGGATTCGCCACGTGCGTCCGGTGCCTATCGCTTCACCATCCGTCCGGGCAAAGAATCAACCGTTGATGTGCAATCCAAAGTTTACCTGCGTGATAACGTTGGCAAGCTTGGCGTTGCGCCGCTGACCAGTATGTTCCTGTTTGGTGCGAACCAGCCATCGCCGGTGACCAACTTCCGTTCAGAGCTGCACGATTCGAACGGTCTTTCCATTCACGCGGGTAACGGGGAGTGGATTTGGCGTCCGCTGAATAACCCGAAACATCTGGCGGTGAGCACCTTTACCGTTGAGAACCCGAAAGGCTTTGGTCTGCTGCAGCGCACGCGTGATTTCAGCCGTTTCCAGGATCTCGACGATCGCTACGACCTGCGCCCAAGTGGCTGGGTTGAGCCGCAGGGTGATTGGGGTAAAGGCCGCGTTGAGCTGGTAGAGATTCCGACCGCCGATGAAACCAACGATAATATCGTTGCTTTCTGGACGCCGGAAAAACTGCCAGAGCCGGGCAAAGAGATGAACTTCCAGTATCGTCTGCACTTTACCCGTGACGAGAACCAGCTGCACTCAGACGACATTGCCTGGGTGAAAGACACGCTGCGTTCCGCTGGCGATGTTAAACAGTCGAATCTGGTGCGTCAGCCAGACGGTTCGATCGCCTTCACCGTTGATTTCGTTGGCAAAGCGATGAGCAAGCTGCCGGAAGATACGCAAGTGGCTCCGCAGGTTAGCGTGGGTAATAACGCTGATGTGGTTGAGCAAAGCGTTCGCTACAATCCGGTGACCAAAGGCTGGCGTTTAGTGTTGCGTCTGCGTGTGAAAGATAACAAGCAGCCAACCGAGATGCGCGCAGCGCTGGTGAGCGGCGACAAG